AAGAAGTACCTAAGAATATTGCTGAAGAAATTGCAGGCCAAAGAGCAAAAGCAGAATCTCAATAAAATAAAACAGGAGGTAAATTTATAAAATGGCTAAGGAAAAATTTGTCAGAGAAAAAGAGCACGTAAACGTAGGTACAATAGGACACGTAGACCACGGGAAAACAACATTAACAGCA
The sequence above is drawn from the Hydrogenothermus marinus genome and encodes:
- a CDS encoding GTP-binding protein; translation: MAKEKFVREKEHVNVGTIGHVDHGKTTLTA